One window from the genome of Haloprofundus halobius encodes:
- a CDS encoding response regulator transcription factor, giving the protein MTDEAPLVLVVEDESDLANLYAAWLDDEYRVRTAYGGHEALSELDEDVDVVLLDRRMPGLSGDEVLSAVRDRGIDCRVAMVTAVEPDFDIVEMGFDDYLVKPITRESLQRTVSNLLLRSEYDDGVRELFALASKKAVLEAEKDESTLAETAEYRQLDDQLSEVRSQLDERLQDGDHNSFVGMYRDIDRDDEFGFDEFDE; this is encoded by the coding sequence ATGACCGACGAAGCGCCGCTGGTCCTCGTCGTCGAAGACGAGTCGGACCTCGCGAACCTCTACGCGGCGTGGTTGGACGACGAGTACCGCGTCCGAACCGCCTACGGCGGTCACGAGGCCCTCTCCGAACTGGACGAGGACGTCGACGTCGTGCTTCTCGACAGACGGATGCCGGGCCTCTCGGGCGACGAAGTGCTCAGCGCAGTCAGAGACCGCGGTATCGACTGCCGCGTCGCGATGGTGACCGCCGTCGAACCCGACTTCGACATCGTCGAGATGGGGTTCGACGACTACCTCGTCAAACCCATCACACGCGAGTCGCTGCAGCGCACCGTCTCGAACCTCCTGCTCCGCAGCGAGTACGACGACGGCGTCCGCGAACTGTTCGCGCTCGCCTCGAAGAAAGCCGTACTGGAGGCCGAAAAGGACGAGTCGACGCTCGCCGAGACCGCCGAGTACCGGCAACTCGACGACCAACTCAGCGAAGTGCGGTCGCAACTCGACGAACGGTTGCAGGACGGCGACCACAACAGTTTCGTCGGGATGTATCGAGACATCGACCGCGACGACGAGTTCGGCTTCGACGAGTTCGACGAGTGA
- a CDS encoding metal-dependent hydrolase yields the protein MVDVSGHLGLALLALSPAWFLVDRDSAALFVALGLPFGMLPDVDLYLSNAIGTVQHHGVTHTLLFVGIVSLLLGPILGRTVVPWLANRGSLSRPADALDRPATFATLAVFVGGTAHIFGDILSAPDVSQPIEPLWPLVPGSVGIELVYYNSNPVNFGLLTAGILLNVGLRWWQK from the coding sequence ATGGTTGACGTTAGTGGACATCTCGGACTTGCATTGCTAGCGCTCTCACCGGCCTGGTTCCTCGTCGACCGTGACTCCGCAGCGCTGTTCGTCGCACTCGGACTCCCGTTCGGGATGCTTCCCGACGTCGACTTGTATCTGAGCAACGCGATAGGAACAGTCCAGCACCACGGCGTCACGCACACGCTTTTGTTCGTCGGAATCGTGAGTCTCCTCCTCGGACCGATTCTGGGTCGAACAGTCGTCCCGTGGCTCGCAAACCGCGGCTCGTTGTCGAGACCCGCCGACGCGCTCGACAGGCCAGCGACGTTCGCCACGCTCGCGGTGTTCGTCGGCGGTACTGCCCACATCTTCGGCGACATCCTCTCTGCGCCGGACGTCTCGCAGCCGATCGAGCCGCTGTGGCCGCTCGTTCCGGGGAGTGTCGGAATCGAGCTCGTCTACTACAACTCGAATCCGGTGAACTTCGGGCTGCTCACCGCCGGTATCCTGCTCAATGTCGGTCTCCGGTGGTGGCAGAAGTAG
- a CDS encoding DUF5795 family protein produces the protein MSNRVVEGRMVTAERLAELVEGERPMEADSIDDADFDCPECGGNVLSVGYMPSVTEFVTGYKCQDCEWADDDR, from the coding sequence ATGAGCAACCGCGTCGTGGAGGGTCGGATGGTGACCGCCGAGCGACTCGCCGAACTCGTCGAGGGGGAACGCCCGATGGAGGCCGACAGCATCGACGACGCCGACTTCGACTGCCCGGAGTGCGGCGGGAACGTCCTCAGCGTCGGTTACATGCCGAGCGTCACCGAGTTCGTCACCGGCTACAAATGTCAGGACTGCGAGTGGGCCGACGACGACCGGTAA
- a CDS encoding ABC transporter ATP-binding protein yields MIRFENVHKRYSDGTHAVDGLDFEVEDGTTTVLVGPSGCGKTTTMKLVNRLEEPTDGAVYYEGTDVRELEATELRRQIGYVIQDIGLFDHMTVGENVATVPELKGWDAERTDERVDELLDLMGLPPAEYRERYPSDLSGGQRQRVGVARALAAGPDVMLMDEPFGALDPITREELQDEFIDIQREIETTILFVTHDIDEALKMGDRIAIMKDGELVQYDTPTALLDAPKTKFVEEFIGPDRTLKRLRVLRVEEIMRPEVPDEHADVVDAFRGNDALMADGGEIVPVSPTDSAQVALSRCIQAGVEALPVVEGAEVVGVVTESAIRNRQSGDR; encoded by the coding sequence ATGATCCGATTCGAAAACGTCCACAAGCGGTACAGCGACGGAACGCACGCGGTCGACGGGCTCGATTTCGAGGTCGAGGACGGAACGACGACCGTCCTCGTCGGTCCCTCCGGCTGTGGCAAGACGACGACGATGAAGCTCGTCAACCGCCTGGAGGAACCGACCGATGGGGCCGTCTACTACGAGGGAACGGACGTCAGAGAACTCGAAGCGACCGAACTCCGCCGGCAGATCGGCTACGTGATCCAAGACATCGGTCTGTTCGACCACATGACCGTCGGGGAGAACGTCGCGACGGTGCCCGAACTGAAAGGGTGGGACGCCGAGCGCACCGACGAGCGGGTGGACGAACTGCTCGACCTGATGGGACTCCCGCCCGCGGAGTATCGCGAGCGCTACCCGTCTGACCTCTCCGGCGGCCAGCGCCAGCGCGTCGGCGTCGCCCGGGCACTCGCGGCCGGTCCCGACGTCATGCTGATGGACGAGCCGTTCGGCGCGCTCGACCCGATCACCCGGGAGGAACTGCAGGACGAGTTCATCGACATCCAACGGGAGATCGAGACGACGATTCTCTTCGTCACCCACGACATCGACGAGGCGCTGAAGATGGGAGACCGGATCGCGATCATGAAGGACGGCGAACTCGTCCAGTACGACACGCCGACCGCACTGCTGGACGCGCCGAAGACGAAGTTCGTCGAGGAGTTCATCGGCCCCGACCGGACGCTGAAACGGCTCCGCGTGCTCCGCGTCGAGGAGATCATGCGACCCGAGGTGCCGGACGAACACGCCGACGTTGTCGACGCGTTCCGGGGAAACGACGCCTTGATGGCCGACGGTGGCGAGATCGTGCCGGTGAGCCCCACGGACAGCGCCCAGGTCGCACTTTCGCGGTGCATCCAAGCCGGCGTGGAGGCGCTGCCCGTCGTCGAGGGAGCGGAGGTCGTCGGCGTCGTCACGGAGTCGGCGATCAGGAACCGCCAGTCGGGGGACAGATGA
- a CDS encoding DUF5794 domain-containing protein, whose protein sequence is MSVSQHPIALRLEQQVGGATRLLATVMALPLVDGIFPALVLAGALTTTTASGATGFSPVGIVETGLLIFGGSATMAVILAEMDGTRREQIQSVLLLGAVLIPLAAVEAALAGTIESLLNIDIFERFAGVVIVAIAAKTASAEIGKYLPGPGVIIGLGLVASFDPAGAQLVVDLDPVTVLAGAAAAGVGVGFALGVAVFGDHLRGKVDIDLFRFGSSVALAMLALSVLGIMNTHYPVALGVLCVTAVFSYDPGASDDADATETDEPSDYEDQPSTGRVSDDRASDGRVVDNPVADGGDAPQSAVHGDDDPEEESGPAYGYPGEDDSRAPWL, encoded by the coding sequence ATGAGTGTCTCACAGCACCCGATTGCGCTGCGTTTAGAGCAGCAGGTCGGCGGCGCGACGCGCCTGCTCGCGACGGTGATGGCGCTGCCGCTCGTCGACGGTATCTTCCCCGCGCTCGTGTTAGCGGGCGCGCTGACGACGACGACGGCGAGCGGCGCGACGGGGTTCTCACCGGTGGGAATCGTCGAGACGGGTCTGCTCATCTTCGGCGGCTCCGCGACGATGGCGGTCATCCTCGCGGAGATGGACGGGACGCGGCGCGAACAGATACAGTCGGTGCTCCTCTTGGGGGCGGTGCTGATTCCGCTGGCGGCCGTCGAAGCCGCGCTCGCCGGAACCATCGAGAGCCTCCTCAACATCGACATCTTCGAGCGCTTCGCCGGCGTCGTCATCGTCGCCATCGCGGCGAAGACCGCGAGCGCCGAGATCGGCAAGTATCTGCCCGGACCCGGCGTCATCATCGGCCTCGGGCTCGTGGCGAGTTTCGACCCCGCGGGCGCGCAGTTGGTCGTCGACCTCGACCCCGTGACCGTGCTGGCGGGCGCGGCCGCCGCGGGCGTCGGCGTCGGTTTCGCGCTCGGCGTCGCCGTCTTCGGCGACCACCTGCGCGGGAAAGTCGACATCGACCTGTTCCGCTTCGGAAGTTCGGTCGCGCTGGCGATGCTGGCGCTGTCGGTGCTGGGCATCATGAACACCCACTACCCCGTCGCGCTCGGCGTGCTCTGCGTGACGGCGGTGTTCTCGTACGACCCCGGCGCGTCCGACGATGCCGACGCCACGGAGACGGACGAACCGAGCGACTACGAGGACCAGCCGTCCACCGGTCGGGTGTCCGACGACCGGGCTTCGGACGGCCGCGTCGTCGACAACCCGGTCGCCGACGGCGGCGACGCCCCGCAGTCGGCGGTTCACGGCGACGACGACCCCGAAGAAGAGTCCGGTCCCGCGTACGGCTACCCCGGCGAGGACGACTCGCGGGCGCCGTGGCTCTGA
- a CDS encoding ABC transporter permease has protein sequence MTGFFGLLAATWTYLIANLDRFLELFREHLVLVFVSEALAVAVAIPLGILATRDDRVKRVVETVGNVAQTIPTLAIIALMFPLLGLGFLPALTGLFVYALLPVLTNTIVGIESVDAGTVEAARGMGMSEWTLLRKIRLPLAVPVIFAGIRTSTVLNVGTAYLAFFIGGGGLGVWVIGGIKLFNTPQLLAGAISGALLAIVLDGLLALVERRTGDETSVTQTASTS, from the coding sequence ATGACGGGATTCTTCGGGCTGCTCGCGGCGACGTGGACGTATCTGATCGCGAACCTCGATCGGTTCCTCGAACTGTTCCGCGAACATCTCGTGCTCGTGTTCGTCTCCGAGGCGCTGGCGGTGGCCGTCGCGATTCCCCTCGGAATCCTCGCGACCCGGGACGACCGCGTGAAGCGCGTGGTCGAGACCGTCGGCAACGTCGCTCAGACGATCCCCACACTCGCGATCATCGCGCTCATGTTCCCGCTTCTGGGACTGGGCTTTCTCCCCGCTCTGACGGGTCTGTTCGTGTACGCTCTGTTGCCGGTGCTGACGAACACCATCGTGGGGATCGAGAGCGTCGACGCCGGTACCGTGGAGGCAGCTCGCGGGATGGGGATGTCGGAGTGGACGCTCCTGCGAAAGATCCGCCTGCCGCTCGCGGTCCCCGTGATCTTCGCCGGTATCCGGACCAGTACGGTACTCAACGTCGGTACCGCGTACCTCGCGTTCTTCATCGGCGGCGGGGGACTCGGCGTCTGGGTGATCGGCGGGATCAAGCTGTTCAACACGCCCCAGCTCCTCGCCGGCGCGATCAGCGGTGCGTTGCTCGCTATCGTCCTCGACGGACTGCTCGCGCTGGTAGAACGACGGACCGGAGACGAGACGAGCGTCACCCAAACCGCCTCGACGAGTTGA
- the thiC gene encoding phosphomethylpyrimidine synthase ThiC: MTQLQRARSGELTDAVKRVAERENRDPEFVREAVASGRAVIPNNGHHDGLDPMIIGEAFATKVNANIGNSDTTSDLDGELRKLHTAVSYGADTVMDLSTGSDLDAIRRANVDHSPVPVGTVPIYEALKRAGEPEDITRELLLDVIEKQAEQGVDYMTIHAGVLMEHLPLTDGRKTGIVSRGGSILAKWIEENGMQNPLYANFEDICNIFVEHDVTFSLGDGLRPGSIADANDEAQFAELDTLGELTRVARERGAQVMVEGPGHVPMHQVAANVDRQRELCDGAPFYLLGPLVTDIAPGYDHITSAIGAAIAAEAGAAMLCYVTPKEHLGLPEESDVREGLAAYRIAAHAGDVANGLPGARDWDDALSEARYEFDWRRQFDLALDPERARAFHDRTLPGDNYKEAKFCSMCGAKFCSMRIDRDARDAGDGLSALGERTDLDASEAAVTNLPPTGTHDTSRLPTRTVAGDADEREASESTPE; this comes from the coding sequence GGCGGTGATTCCGAACAACGGACACCACGACGGGCTCGACCCGATGATAATCGGCGAGGCGTTCGCGACGAAGGTGAACGCGAACATCGGAAACAGCGACACCACGAGCGACCTCGACGGAGAGCTCCGGAAGCTTCACACCGCGGTCTCGTACGGTGCGGACACGGTGATGGACCTGAGCACCGGCAGCGACCTCGACGCGATTCGGCGGGCGAACGTCGACCATTCGCCGGTGCCCGTCGGGACGGTCCCGATATACGAAGCGCTCAAGCGGGCCGGCGAGCCGGAGGACATCACCCGCGAGTTGCTGTTGGACGTCATCGAGAAACAGGCCGAACAGGGCGTCGATTACATGACTATCCACGCGGGCGTGCTGATGGAGCACCTGCCGTTGACCGACGGTCGCAAGACGGGTATCGTCTCCCGCGGCGGGTCGATTCTCGCCAAGTGGATCGAGGAGAACGGGATGCAGAACCCCTTGTACGCGAACTTCGAGGATATCTGCAACATCTTCGTCGAGCACGACGTCACCTTCAGCCTCGGCGACGGGCTCCGACCGGGCTCTATCGCCGACGCGAACGACGAGGCGCAGTTCGCCGAACTCGACACGCTCGGCGAACTCACGCGGGTCGCCCGAGAGCGGGGCGCGCAGGTGATGGTCGAGGGGCCGGGCCACGTGCCGATGCATCAGGTGGCGGCGAACGTCGACCGGCAGCGGGAGCTCTGCGACGGCGCTCCGTTCTACCTGCTCGGGCCGCTCGTGACCGACATCGCCCCGGGGTACGACCACATCACGAGCGCCATCGGCGCGGCCATCGCCGCGGAAGCCGGGGCGGCGATGCTCTGTTACGTCACCCCGAAGGAGCATCTCGGACTGCCCGAGGAGTCGGACGTCCGGGAGGGACTCGCCGCGTACCGAATCGCCGCCCACGCGGGAGACGTCGCGAACGGGTTGCCCGGTGCTCGCGACTGGGACGACGCGCTCTCGGAAGCCCGCTACGAGTTCGACTGGCGTCGCCAGTTCGACCTGGCACTGGACCCCGAGCGCGCACGCGCCTTCCACGACCGGACGCTCCCCGGCGACAACTACAAAGAGGCGAAGTTCTGCTCGATGTGCGGCGCGAAGTTCTGCTCGATGCGTATCGACCGGGACGCCCGCGATGCCGGCGACGGGCTGAGCGCTCTCGGCGAGCGGACGGACCTCGACGCGTCCGAGGCGGCCGTGACCAACCTCCCGCCGACCGGAACCCACGACACGAGTCGCCTCCCGACTCGGACGGTTGCTGGAGACGCCGACGAGCGCGAAGCGTCGGAGTCGACGCCGGAGTAG
- a CDS encoding ABC transporter permease: MIAAGSFLGELVSFAVENAGRLARLSYEHVVITLWTLLIALPIAISLGVLISYYERAATVVLWVAGVLMTIPAIAFFGVLVPVLGIGNPPTIAALVAYTQLPVIRNTYIGLTRADDAAIEAGTGLGMTRFERLRRVRLPVALPVMMAGVRNAVIILVGLAAIGAFIGAGGLGDFIFYGISAGDTAMIVVTTVVLSVLALAFDYVFGVIEEGLRLRNGEEVDRALLTRLLATVHAKLT; this comes from the coding sequence ATGATCGCCGCCGGGTCGTTTCTCGGCGAACTCGTCTCGTTCGCCGTGGAGAACGCCGGACGACTCGCGCGACTATCGTACGAACACGTCGTGATCACGCTCTGGACGCTCCTCATCGCGCTCCCGATCGCCATCTCGCTCGGCGTGCTCATCAGCTACTACGAGCGGGCCGCGACGGTCGTCCTCTGGGTCGCAGGGGTGCTGATGACGATTCCGGCGATCGCCTTCTTCGGCGTCCTCGTGCCCGTTCTCGGCATCGGCAACCCCCCGACGATCGCCGCGCTGGTCGCCTACACGCAGTTGCCGGTCATTCGGAACACGTACATCGGGCTCACTCGAGCCGACGACGCCGCCATCGAGGCCGGGACGGGACTCGGAATGACCCGGTTCGAACGCCTCCGACGCGTCCGACTCCCGGTGGCGCTGCCCGTGATGATGGCCGGCGTCAGAAACGCCGTCATCATCCTCGTCGGCCTCGCCGCGATCGGCGCGTTCATCGGCGCCGGCGGCCTCGGCGACTTCATCTTCTACGGGATCAGCGCCGGTGATACGGCGATGATCGTCGTCACCACGGTCGTCCTCTCGGTACTCGCGCTCGCGTTCGACTACGTCTTTGGGGTAATCGAAGAGGGGCTTCGGCTCCGCAACGGCGAGGAGGTCGACCGGGCGCTCCTGACTCGACTGCTCGCGACAGTTCACGCAAAACTCACATGA
- a CDS encoding TrmB family transcriptional regulator yields the protein MDTAELRRALEDAELSPYQADAYTALLRLGSASATGLADACSVPTARIYDVLRDLEAKGYIETYEQDNLHARANEPHSVLASLRGKADRFTAAAAEIEELWEQPAVDDHMVSIVKRFETVFDRACAIVREAETEVQVSATTEQFRQLRPALATAYSNGAIVSVSIHTESGTNASELPDTLSYESVATEVRHRTLPAPFIVLADRSRTCFTPHERSVNQYGVLVDDYTLTYVFHWYFQTCLWEVWEPMYDARPTEPPLVYADIRRFVREMEPLLTDDTTVRVSVEGFDTGNGEPVSFVGTLTEVSYAGESTSGEPPLSQLAGETAITVAVGDDVRTVGGWGAVVEDVEANRLTVEALTSAP from the coding sequence ATGGATACCGCGGAGCTACGCCGGGCACTTGAGGACGCGGAGCTGTCGCCGTACCAGGCCGACGCCTACACGGCGCTGCTCCGGTTAGGGTCAGCCAGCGCCACCGGACTCGCCGACGCGTGTTCGGTGCCGACCGCTCGCATCTACGACGTCCTCCGCGACCTGGAGGCGAAAGGCTACATCGAAACGTACGAGCAGGACAACCTGCACGCGCGCGCGAACGAACCGCATTCGGTGCTCGCTTCCCTCCGCGGCAAGGCCGACCGGTTCACCGCCGCCGCCGCCGAGATCGAGGAGCTGTGGGAACAACCCGCCGTTGACGACCACATGGTTAGCATCGTCAAGCGGTTCGAGACGGTGTTCGACCGCGCCTGCGCCATCGTCCGCGAAGCGGAGACGGAGGTGCAGGTGTCGGCGACGACCGAGCAGTTCCGCCAACTCCGACCAGCGCTCGCGACGGCGTATAGCAACGGTGCAATCGTCAGCGTCTCGATACACACCGAGTCGGGCACGAACGCCAGCGAACTGCCGGACACGCTATCGTACGAGTCCGTCGCCACCGAGGTCCGACACCGGACGTTACCGGCCCCGTTCATCGTGCTCGCCGACCGGAGTCGGACGTGTTTCACGCCGCACGAGCGGTCGGTCAACCAGTACGGCGTCCTCGTCGACGACTACACGCTCACCTACGTCTTCCACTGGTACTTTCAGACTTGTCTCTGGGAGGTCTGGGAACCGATGTACGACGCGCGGCCGACCGAACCGCCGCTCGTCTACGCCGATATCAGACGGTTCGTTCGAGAGATGGAACCGCTTCTCACCGACGACACGACCGTCCGCGTCAGCGTGGAGGGGTTCGACACCGGGAACGGGGAACCGGTGTCGTTCGTCGGGACGCTCACCGAGGTCTCGTACGCGGGCGAGTCCACGAGCGGCGAACCGCCGCTCTCGCAACTGGCCGGCGAGACCGCTATCACCGTCGCCGTCGGCGACGACGTCCGAACCGTCGGCGGGTGGGGCGCGGTCGTCGAGGACGTCGAGGCGAACCGACTGACCGTCGAGGCGCTCACGTCCGCCCCGTAA
- the guaB gene encoding IMP dehydrogenase gives MANDVPDDTFSEKLRVPDALTFDDVLLRPMESRVEPDDADVATRVSRNVELNIPVLSAAMDTVTESGMAIGMAREGGLGVLHRNMPVEAMVAEVERIKRADELVIRRENVVTANPSQTVHDVDEMMESEGVSGAPVVDDDDVVLGIISGTDIRPYLEVGERDEVREAMTDEVITAGEDVTARDALELMYDYKIERVPIVDENDRLVGLVTMQGILQRREHEHAARDDEGRLVSGVAVGPFETDRAVAADEAGADVLFIDCAHAHNLNVIDSAREIKAEVDADVVVGNIGTREAAEAVVDFADGVKVGIGPGSICTTRVVTGSGMPQITAVAEVADVASEENVPVIADGGIRYSGDAIKAIAAGADAVMLGSYFAGTEEAPGRVITMNGKKYKQYRGMGSVGAMRSGGGDRYLKDADEDEEFVPEGVEAATPYKGTLASELHQLVGGMKSGMGYVGAETLPKFKERARFVRVSSAGQTEGHPHDVMITDEAPNYSPQE, from the coding sequence ATGGCGAACGACGTTCCCGACGACACGTTCTCGGAGAAACTACGAGTACCGGACGCGCTGACGTTCGACGACGTCCTTCTGCGCCCGATGGAGAGCCGCGTCGAACCCGACGACGCGGACGTAGCGACGCGCGTTTCGAGAAACGTCGAACTCAACATTCCCGTGCTCTCGGCGGCGATGGACACCGTCACCGAGAGCGGCATGGCCATCGGGATGGCCCGCGAAGGCGGCCTCGGCGTGCTGCACCGCAACATGCCCGTCGAGGCGATGGTCGCCGAAGTCGAGAGAATCAAGCGCGCGGACGAACTCGTCATCCGCCGCGAGAACGTCGTCACGGCGAACCCGAGTCAGACTGTCCACGACGTCGACGAGATGATGGAGTCCGAAGGCGTCAGCGGCGCACCCGTCGTCGACGACGACGACGTGGTTCTTGGCATCATCTCCGGGACCGACATCCGCCCCTATCTCGAAGTCGGCGAGCGCGACGAAGTGCGCGAGGCGATGACCGACGAGGTCATCACCGCCGGCGAGGACGTCACCGCGCGCGACGCGCTCGAACTGATGTACGACTACAAGATCGAGCGCGTCCCCATCGTCGACGAGAACGACCGCCTGGTGGGACTGGTGACGATGCAGGGCATCCTCCAGCGCCGCGAACACGAGCACGCCGCCCGCGACGACGAGGGACGACTCGTCTCCGGCGTCGCCGTCGGCCCCTTCGAGACCGACCGCGCCGTCGCCGCCGACGAGGCGGGCGCGGACGTGCTGTTCATCGACTGCGCGCATGCGCACAACCTCAACGTCATCGACAGCGCCCGCGAGATCAAAGCCGAGGTGGACGCCGACGTCGTCGTCGGCAACATCGGCACACGCGAGGCCGCCGAAGCCGTCGTCGACTTCGCCGACGGCGTGAAGGTCGGCATCGGACCCGGTTCCATCTGTACGACGCGCGTCGTCACCGGGTCGGGGATGCCCCAGATCACGGCCGTCGCCGAAGTCGCCGACGTCGCGAGCGAGGAGAACGTCCCGGTCATCGCCGACGGCGGGATTCGCTACTCCGGCGACGCCATCAAGGCCATCGCCGCGGGTGCCGACGCGGTGATGCTCGGTTCCTACTTCGCGGGTACCGAGGAAGCGCCCGGGCGCGTCATCACGATGAACGGCAAGAAGTACAAGCAGTACCGCGGCATGGGCAGCGTCGGCGCGATGCGCTCGGGCGGCGGCGATCGCTACCTCAAGGACGCCGACGAGGACGAGGAGTTCGTCCCCGAGGGCGTCGAGGCTGCCACCCCGTACAAGGGGACGCTCGCCTCCGAACTCCACCAGCTCGTCGGCGGCATGAAGTCCGGGATGGGCTACGTCGGCGCGGAGACGCTCCCCAAATTCAAGGAGCGCGCCCGGTTCGTCCGCGTCTCCTCGGCGGGACAGACCGAAGGCCACCCCCACGACGTGATGATCACCGACGAAGCGCCGAACTACAGTCCGCAGGAGTAG
- a CDS encoding ParA family protein, which translates to MKRAVTMWSESGGVGKTTMATNTAAALGRRDADVLVVDLDPQLGSLTDHVGFGDLKTTDDDHLGDVLLDQERDASELVVDAGHFDLVPSHEGLANIESEMAARNTSLREFQLRSSLAPLASEYDYFLVDPPATLNVLVDNALVAARDVVIPIELTRKGSVSIDGLEDTLDSMERGFRTFDESFALGILAVVPNEVGDSNIYREVRDELESNGKPVTPFGIRKRDVLKEAWRNHMNVFEFADSPETRDLRPYEEDLLDQFDTVARIVERGSVEAAVDVEVAQ; encoded by the coding sequence ATGAAACGGGCAGTGACGATGTGGAGCGAATCCGGCGGCGTCGGGAAGACGACGATGGCGACGAACACGGCCGCCGCGCTCGGACGACGGGACGCGGACGTTCTCGTCGTCGACTTGGACCCCCAACTCGGCAGTCTGACCGACCACGTCGGCTTCGGCGATCTGAAGACGACCGACGACGACCACCTCGGCGACGTACTCCTCGACCAGGAGCGCGACGCGAGCGAACTCGTCGTCGACGCGGGCCACTTCGATTTAGTTCCCTCACACGAGGGGTTGGCGAACATCGAGAGCGAGATGGCCGCGCGCAACACCTCGCTGCGGGAGTTCCAGTTGCGCTCGTCGCTCGCGCCGCTGGCGAGCGAGTACGACTACTTCCTCGTCGACCCGCCGGCGACGCTGAACGTCCTCGTCGACAACGCGCTGGTCGCCGCGCGCGACGTCGTCATCCCTATCGAGTTGACGCGGAAGGGGAGCGTCTCCATCGACGGACTGGAGGACACCCTCGACAGCATGGAACGCGGCTTCCGGACGTTCGACGAGTCGTTCGCGCTCGGCATCTTGGCCGTCGTCCCCAACGAAGTCGGCGACTCGAACATCTATAGGGAAGTCCGCGACGAACTGGAGTCGAACGGCAAACCGGTGACGCCGTTCGGCATCCGGAAGCGCGACGTGCTGAAGGAGGCGTGGCGCAACCACATGAACGTCTTCGAGTTCGCCGACAGTCCCGAAACGAGAGACCTCCGACCGTACGAGGAGGACCTACTCGACCAGTTCGACACCGTCGCCCGCATCGTCGAACGCGGGAGCGTCGAGGCGGCCGTCGACGTGGAGGTGGCGCAATGA